One Glycine soja cultivar W05 chromosome 2, ASM419377v2, whole genome shotgun sequence genomic region harbors:
- the LOC114383548 gene encoding T-complex protein 1 subunit theta-like: protein MGFNIQPYGIQSMLKEGHKHLSGLDEAVLKNIDACKQLSTITRTSLGPNGMNKMVINHLDKLFVTNDAGTIVNELEVQHPAAKVLVLAGKAQQEEIGDGANLTISFAGELLQGAEELIRMGLHPSEIISGYTKAINKTVQILDELVEDGSENMDVRDKEQVISRMKAAVASKQFGQEDIICSLVADACIQVCPKNPANFNVDNVRVAKLLGGGLHNSTVVRGLVLKSDAVGTIKQAEKAKVAVFASGVDTSATETKGTVLIHTAEQLENYSKTEEAKVEELIKAVADSGAKVIVSGGAVGEMALHFCERYKLMVLKISSKFELRRFCRTTGSVAMLKLCQPNPDDLGYVDSVSVQEIGGVRVTIVKNEEGGNSVATVVLRGSTDSILDDLERAVDDGVNTYKAMCRDSRFVPGAAATEIELAKRVKDFSFKETGLDQYAIAKFAESFEMIPRTLAENAGLNAMEIISSLYAEHASGNAKVGIDLEEGICKDVSTLSIWDLHVTKLFALKYAADAACTVLRVDQIIMAKPAGGPRREQPAGGMDED from the exons ATGGGTTTCAACATTCAACCCTATGGGATTCAGTCCATGCTCAAGGAAGGCCATAAGCACCTTTCTGGCCTGGATGAAGCGGTTCTCAAGAACATCGACGCCTGCAAACAACTTTCCACTATCACTCGAACTTCCCTCGGTCCCAATG GGATGAATAAGATGGTTATAAATCACTTGGACAAGCTTTTTGTCACGAACGATGCTGGGACGATTGTGAATGAACTTGAAGTTCAGCATCCTGCTGCCAAGGTTTTGGTTTTGGCTGGGAAGGCTCAACAAGAGGAGATTGGGGATGGAGCTAATTTAACTATTTCATTTGCTGGGGAGCTCCTGCAGGGTGCCGAGGAACTTATCAGGATGGGTTTGCATCCGAGCGAGATCATCAGTGGATACACTAAAGCAATCAACAag ACTGTTCAAATATTGGATGAACTAGTTGAGGATGGTTCTGAGAATATGGATGTTCGTGATAAGGAACAAGTTATTTCAAGAATGAAAGCAGCCGTTGCCAGCAAGCAATTTGGTCAAGAAGATATCATATGTTCGCTTGTTGCTGAT GCATGCATCCAAGTGTGCCCCAAAAACCCTGCAAACTTTAATGTGGACAACGTTCGTGTTGCAAAGCTCTTGGGAGGGGGCTTGCATAACAGTACTGTAGTTCGAGGATTGGTTCTGAAAAGTGATGCTGTCGGGACTATAAAGCAAGCAGAAAAGGCGAAG gTTGCTGTGTTTGCTAGTGGTGTTGATACATCTGCAACTGAGACTAAAGGAACTGTCCTCATACATACAGCTGAGCAG ctagaaaattattcaaaaactgAAGAGGCTAAAGTAGAGGAGCTCATCAAGGCAGTAGCAGATTCTGGCGCCAAAGTGATTGTCAGTGGAGGAGCAGTAGGAGAAATGGCTTTGCATTTCTGTGAGCGTTACAA GCTTATGGTTCTGAAAATCAGCTCAAAGTTTGAACTACGTCGATTTTGCCGGACAACCGGCTCTGTTGCCATG CTAAAACTTTGCCAACCAAACCCAGATGATCTTGGATATGTAGATTCCGTTTCAGTTCAGGAAATTGGTGGTGTCAGG GTGACCATTGTGAAAAATGAAGAGGGTGGAAATTCTGTAGCCACTGTTGTTTTACGAGGAAGTACTGATAGTATACTAGATGATCTTGAAAGAGCAGTGGATGATGGAGTGAACACTTACAAG GCAATGTGCAGGGATAGCCGCTTTGTACCTGGAGCTGCAGCTACTGAAATTGAGTTAGCTAAAAGGGTGAAAGACTTTTCCTTCAAGGAGACAGG GTTGGATCAGTATGCTATTGCAAAATTTGCTGAAAGTTTTGAAATGATTCCTAGAACTTTGGCTGAGAATGCTGGCCTAAATGCAATGGAGATCATATCTTCTCTGTATGCAGAACATGCATCTGGAAATGCCAAAGTTGGCATTGATTTGGAAGAAGGCATATGCAAGGATGTCTCAACCCTGAGCATTTGGGATCTCCATGTGACTAA gtTATTTGCTCTTAAATATGCTGCAGATGCTGCATGCACTGTACTACGTGTGGACCag ATTATTATGGCAAAACCAGCTGGTGGTCCAAGGAGAGAACAGCCTGCTGGTGGTATGGATGAAGACTAA